The Nitrogeniibacter aestuarii genome has a window encoding:
- the rpoD gene encoding RNA polymerase sigma factor RpoD, translating into MAEEKAKKPRKNAATGRAPKSRAKKKGNIADVLAAASSPATPADAEVRRTQLKTLIALGKERGYLTYAEINDHLPDDVVDAEQIESIIATFNNMNIKVYDEAPSAEDLLMSDSVATSGDDDAEEEAEQALSSVDSEFGRTTDPVRMYMREMGTVELLTREGEIEIAKRIEDGLKHMVQAISACPTTIAEMLELADKVAREEMRIDEIIDGLLNPEDGEDEIPAGAKSSADDDDTASDSDDGDSDGDDDSDDDDDESSGGDDDGAASLKLLREEGLKHFAILQELFHEQMKVLDKKGSQDPKYKELQKQISDRLLHLRFNARMIENLCDSVRHMVEQVRSHERDILRLCVDRAGMPRTHFIKRFPGHETNLDWLKEEIALGKNFTEGLMRVHPAVMESQQKLIELEERLGISLKELKDINKRMSTGEAKARRAKREMTEANLRLVISIAKKYTNRGLQFLDLIQEGNIGLMKAVDKFEYRRGYKFSTYATWWIRQAITRSIADQARTIRIPVHMIETINKMNRISRQILQETGLEPDPATLAKKMDMPEEKIRKIMKISKEPISMETPIGDDDDSHLGDFIEDTSTLAPNEAALYSNLRDATSDVLDSLTSREAKVLRMRFGIEMNTDHTLEEVGKQFDVTRERIRQIEAKALRKLRHPSRSERLRSFLDSDS; encoded by the coding sequence ATGGCCGAGGAAAAAGCCAAGAAGCCCCGCAAGAATGCCGCCACTGGCCGCGCGCCCAAATCGCGGGCCAAGAAGAAGGGCAATATCGCCGATGTACTGGCCGCAGCCAGTTCGCCGGCGACGCCGGCAGATGCCGAGGTGCGTCGCACGCAGCTCAAAACCCTGATTGCCCTGGGCAAGGAGCGCGGCTACCTGACGTACGCCGAGATCAATGACCATCTGCCGGACGACGTCGTCGACGCCGAGCAGATCGAATCGATCATCGCCACCTTCAACAACATGAACATCAAGGTCTACGATGAAGCACCGTCGGCCGAAGATCTGCTCATGTCCGACAGTGTCGCCACCTCCGGCGACGACGACGCGGAAGAGGAAGCCGAGCAGGCACTGTCTTCCGTTGACTCCGAGTTCGGTCGCACCACCGACCCCGTGCGCATGTACATGCGCGAGATGGGCACGGTCGAGCTGCTGACCCGCGAAGGCGAGATCGAAATCGCCAAGCGGATCGAAGACGGCCTCAAGCACATGGTTCAGGCCATCTCCGCCTGCCCGACCACCATCGCCGAAATGCTCGAACTGGCCGACAAGGTCGCGCGCGAAGAGATGCGCATCGATGAAATCATCGACGGTCTGCTAAACCCCGAAGACGGCGAAGATGAAATTCCCGCCGGCGCGAAATCGAGTGCCGATGACGACGACACCGCCAGCGACAGCGATGACGGCGACAGCGATGGCGACGACGACAGCGACGATGACGACGACGAATCGTCGGGTGGCGACGATGACGGCGCAGCCTCCCTGAAACTGTTGCGCGAAGAAGGACTCAAGCACTTCGCCATCCTTCAGGAACTGTTCCATGAACAGATGAAGGTGCTGGACAAGAAGGGCTCGCAGGATCCGAAGTACAAGGAATTGCAGAAGCAGATCTCTGATCGCCTGCTGCACCTGCGCTTCAATGCCCGCATGATTGAAAACCTGTGTGACTCCGTGCGCCACATGGTTGAACAGGTGCGTAGCCACGAACGCGACATTCTGCGCCTGTGCGTGGACCGTGCCGGCATGCCGCGCACCCACTTCATCAAACGCTTCCCGGGCCACGAGACCAATCTTGACTGGCTCAAGGAAGAAATCGCCCTGGGCAAGAACTTCACCGAAGGCCTGATGCGGGTGCATCCGGCGGTAATGGAATCCCAGCAGAAGCTGATTGAACTTGAAGAGCGCCTGGGCATTTCGCTCAAAGAACTCAAGGACATCAACAAGCGCATGTCGACGGGCGAAGCCAAGGCTCGCCGCGCCAAGCGCGAGATGACCGAGGCCAACCTGCGTCTGGTGATCTCCATCGCCAAGAAGTACACCAACCGTGGTCTGCAGTTCCTGGATCTGATCCAGGAGGGCAACATCGGTCTGATGAAGGCGGTGGATAAATTCGAATACCGCCGTGGTTACAAGTTCTCCACCTACGCCACCTGGTGGATTCGTCAGGCCATCACCCGCTCGATTGCCGACCAGGCCCGTACGATCCGGATTCCGGTGCACATGATCGAGACCATCAACAAGATGAATCGCATCAGCCGCCAGATCCTCCAGGAAACCGGTCTCGAACCCGATCCGGCGACCCTTGCCAAGAAGATGGACATGCCCGAGGAGAAGATCCGCAAGATCATGAAGATCTCCAAGGAGCCCATCTCCATGGAAACACCGATCGGCGACGACGACGACTCGCACCTGGGCGATTTCATCGAGGACACCTCGACGCTCGCCCCGAACGAGGCTGCGCTGTACTCCAATCTGCGTGACGCCACGTCTGACGTTCTCGACTCGCTCACCAGCCGTGAGGCCAAGGTGCTGCGCATGCGTTTCGGTATCGAAATGAACACCGACCACACCCTTGAGGAAGTCGGCAAGCAGTTCGATGTGACTCGCGAGCGCATCCGCCAGATCGAAGCCAAGGCATTGCGCAAACTGCGCCACCCATCCCGGTCAGAGCGCCTGCGAAGCTTCCTCGACAGCGACTCCTGA
- a CDS encoding HD domain-containing phosphohydrolase: protein MKIAIVDDTPLNLTLMQALVSKLHDCEPIPFVDPVEGLAWCQANEPDLIIVDYMMPGIDGVEFIRQFRARAEHDDVPILMVTADHERQTRYNALQSGATDFLNKPVDRNEFQPRVHNMLALRRAHLSTRLRAAELEGEVRKATATIHQREEETVTRLARAAEFRDPETGAHIQRMAHYSALIARQLEQAADFCTKILLAAPMHDVGKLGIPDHILMKPGRLTTEEFEQMKRHPLIGYDILKDSSSPVIGMAAVIALTHHEKFDGSGYPHGARGEDIPLEGRIVAVADVFDALTSSRPYKPAWSLEAAEHFLREGRGSHFDPMCVDALLSDWNGVLQIRNRFRDAADA from the coding sequence ATGAAAATCGCCATCGTTGACGACACGCCGCTGAACCTGACCCTGATGCAGGCGCTCGTCAGCAAGCTGCACGATTGCGAACCGATCCCGTTTGTCGATCCGGTCGAGGGCCTGGCCTGGTGCCAGGCCAATGAGCCCGATCTGATCATTGTCGACTACATGATGCCGGGCATCGACGGTGTCGAATTCATCCGCCAGTTCCGCGCGCGTGCCGAGCACGACGACGTGCCGATTCTCATGGTGACCGCTGATCATGAGCGCCAGACGCGATACAACGCACTGCAATCAGGGGCAACGGATTTCCTCAACAAACCGGTCGACCGCAACGAGTTTCAGCCACGCGTTCACAACATGCTGGCCCTGCGACGCGCCCATCTGTCCACCCGCCTTCGTGCCGCCGAGCTTGAAGGAGAGGTTCGCAAGGCGACGGCCACCATTCACCAGCGCGAAGAGGAAACGGTCACCCGTCTGGCCCGCGCTGCCGAATTCCGTGACCCCGAGACGGGTGCCCACATTCAGCGCATGGCCCACTACTCGGCGCTGATCGCCCGCCAACTTGAGCAGGCAGCGGATTTCTGCACCAAGATCCTGCTCGCGGCCCCCATGCACGATGTGGGCAAGCTCGGCATTCCCGATCACATCCTCATGAAGCCCGGGCGGCTCACGACCGAGGAATTCGAGCAAATGAAGCGACACCCGCTGATCGGCTACGACATTCTCAAGGATTCCAGTTCGCCCGTGATCGGCATGGCGGCCGTCATTGCCCTGACACACCATGAAAAGTTCGATGGCAGCGGCTACCCCCATGGCGCGCGGGGCGAAGACATCCCGCTTGAAGGCCGCATCGTGGCGGTTGCCGATGTGTTCGACGCCCTGACATCCTCGCGCCCTTACAAACCGGCCTGGTCACTCGAAGCCGCCGAACACTTCCTGCGCGAGGGGCGCGGCTCCCATTTCGACCCCATGTGTGTGGATGCCCTGCTGTCCGACTGGAATGGCGTCTTGCAGATCCGCAACCGCTTCCGCGACGCAGCAGACGCCTGA
- a CDS encoding putative bifunctional diguanylate cyclase/phosphodiesterase — MLRYIRQSLDSVRQTLAPFDGDAALAGRFRARQIQAVLRLTPLTMLANFFNACVVVYTFWHQVNPLLLGGWALCVVYAAGVGMESWLAWQRGKVPETASVRALTKASKHAALLALLWTTLPMLLLPMAPPESRLMLSSVAVGMLCAGGFALATIPQAALTYVGVMALGTFIGLVRLDHSLAVELTILLVMYTFIVMGSVLSNARTFRGRLQAEAEGEQQKQLIGLLLRDFEENASDWLWEVSAAGRLTHVSKRMASVFGRSEDALRGEHLLNLIEATLDRAAHEERQALDGLKRCFAGTQPFRDVLAPVILGGETRWWSLTAKPLMDADGKPNGWRGVGTDVTASLNAQREVARLAHFDGLTGLANRNRFQEVLDGIEDGGPLGPSEALLLCLDLDNFKTVNDSLGHSFGDGLLRVVAQRLLGRTRRSDLVARLGGDEFAIIRLGPVTPEDAEELAERLIQSLSDPCEIDGVRVRVGASIGIALAPKDGQSGDQLLKNADIALYAAKYEGKGRFRFFDYEMDTRARRRLFLEHELRGALNRSEFHLVYQPQFSLANGAITGCEALLRWKHPRLGYIDTQECITVAEESGQIEAIGNWVIDEAISEAANWPDDIRIAINLSLAQFMDPGLCDRILHKLYLVGMPASRVELELTESIFLTDPKMAEHQLLTLKRAGIRIALDDFGTGYSSLAYLRSYPFDCLKIDRSFVAEIPHVPEATAIVRAVISMANSLHMDTCAEGVENASQLEHLRQEKCHTVQGYLMAEPMSAEMFAGFLKRPTGERDAPQATATVTPIKVVK; from the coding sequence ATGTTGCGGTACATCCGGCAGTCGCTCGACAGCGTACGCCAGACGCTGGCGCCATTCGACGGCGACGCGGCGCTGGCCGGACGTTTTCGAGCACGCCAGATCCAGGCCGTATTGCGGCTGACGCCGCTGACCATGCTGGCCAATTTCTTCAACGCCTGTGTGGTCGTCTATACCTTCTGGCATCAGGTCAATCCCCTGCTATTGGGGGGCTGGGCCCTGTGTGTGGTTTACGCTGCCGGGGTGGGCATGGAGTCGTGGCTGGCCTGGCAACGCGGCAAGGTGCCTGAAACCGCCTCTGTACGTGCGCTCACCAAAGCGTCCAAGCACGCGGCACTGCTCGCCCTGCTGTGGACCACCCTGCCCATGCTGCTCCTGCCCATGGCACCGCCCGAGTCGAGACTCATGCTGTCCTCTGTCGCCGTCGGCATGCTGTGTGCGGGCGGCTTTGCCCTGGCGACCATCCCTCAGGCCGCGCTGACCTATGTGGGTGTGATGGCCCTTGGCACATTCATCGGTCTTGTGCGGCTGGATCACAGCCTGGCGGTGGAACTCACCATCCTGTTGGTGATGTACACCTTCATCGTGATGGGCAGCGTGCTGTCCAATGCACGCACCTTCCGGGGGCGTCTGCAGGCGGAGGCCGAAGGCGAGCAGCAAAAGCAGTTGATCGGTCTGCTCCTGCGCGATTTCGAAGAAAATGCCAGCGACTGGCTGTGGGAAGTGAGCGCCGCCGGACGTCTCACCCACGTATCGAAGCGCATGGCATCGGTTTTCGGGCGCAGCGAGGATGCGCTGCGCGGAGAACATCTGCTCAATCTGATCGAGGCCACGCTTGACCGCGCGGCGCACGAAGAGCGCCAGGCACTCGATGGCCTCAAACGCTGCTTCGCCGGCACACAGCCCTTCCGGGACGTGCTCGCCCCGGTCATCCTGGGCGGGGAGACCCGATGGTGGTCATTGACCGCCAAGCCGCTCATGGACGCCGACGGCAAACCCAACGGATGGCGTGGCGTTGGCACCGATGTGACGGCATCACTCAATGCCCAGCGCGAGGTCGCCCGTCTGGCCCATTTCGACGGACTGACCGGGCTGGCCAACCGCAACCGGTTTCAGGAGGTCCTCGACGGTATCGAAGATGGAGGGCCGTTGGGCCCCAGCGAAGCCTTGCTGCTTTGCCTGGACCTGGACAACTTCAAGACGGTGAACGACTCGCTGGGACATTCCTTCGGCGATGGTCTGCTGCGGGTGGTGGCGCAGCGCCTGCTCGGGCGAACCCGTCGCAGCGACCTGGTCGCCCGGCTGGGGGGTGACGAGTTCGCGATCATCCGCCTGGGGCCGGTGACCCCCGAAGATGCGGAAGAACTCGCAGAGCGCCTCATCCAGTCCCTCAGCGACCCGTGCGAGATTGACGGCGTGCGCGTGCGCGTGGGCGCCAGCATCGGGATCGCCCTCGCCCCCAAGGATGGCCAAAGCGGTGATCAGCTGCTCAAGAATGCCGACATCGCCCTGTATGCGGCCAAATACGAGGGCAAGGGGCGCTTTCGTTTCTTCGATTACGAGATGGACACTCGCGCCCGCCGCCGTCTGTTTCTGGAGCACGAGTTGCGTGGCGCACTCAACCGCAGCGAGTTCCACTTGGTGTACCAGCCGCAGTTTTCACTCGCAAATGGTGCTATCACGGGTTGTGAAGCCTTGCTGCGCTGGAAGCACCCTCGCCTCGGCTACATCGACACGCAGGAATGCATTACGGTGGCCGAAGAGTCTGGCCAGATCGAGGCAATCGGTAACTGGGTCATCGACGAAGCGATCTCGGAGGCGGCCAATTGGCCGGACGACATCCGCATCGCCATCAATCTGTCGCTTGCTCAGTTCATGGACCCTGGCCTGTGCGACCGCATCCTGCACAAGCTCTATCTGGTGGGCATGCCGGCCTCGCGAGTCGAGCTGGAACTGACCGAATCCATCTTCCTCACCGATCCGAAAATGGCTGAGCACCAGTTGCTCACACTCAAGCGGGCCGGCATCCGCATTGCGCTCGACGATTTCGGCACGGGCTATTCGTCACTCGCCTACCTGCGCAGCTATCCCTTCGACTGCCTGAAGATCGATCGCTCATTCGTCGCTGAAATCCCTCACGTCCCGGAAGCCACCGCCATCGTGCGAGCGGTGATATCCATGGCCAACTCCCTGCACATGGACACCTGCGCCGAAGGCGTGGAAAACGCCAGCCAGCTCGAACATCTGCGTCAGGAAAAGTGCCATACGGTTCAGGGGTATCTGATGGCAGAGCCCATGAGCGCCGAGATGTTTGCAGGTTTCCTGAAGCGCCCGACCGGCGAGCGCGACGCCCCTCAGGCGACGGCGACGGTCACCCCCATCAAAGTGGTGAAATGA